One segment of Streptomyces bathyalis DNA contains the following:
- a CDS encoding DUF3048 domain-containing protein yields MTTGSPSPDGRAGGIRRTARFLATLTVVALAAGSGAGPSSAQDSAAAGKRTDSAQQPRQDSPPKSPEEATSPFTGLPAEPAPVLAVKIDNHKDARPHTALEDADITVVEKVEGGLSRLLGIYSSKFPDSLGPVRSARAYNVEQLRMFDRPALSYSGARAGVEDLIEKSTLHARSHDKYPAPYFRGGDNEAPHNLYVHPDELLDTAPEASKSADIGFRFAVDAPAGGEPTNERSVDYGSAETTFNWSEKEDRWLTSFDGAPATSTGGERLGGKTVIVQKVEMPPDDGGTPYEKTVGSGEATVLRDGKAYETKWERPTAESGTTFTLPDGDRMPFDRGNVWLVYEEA; encoded by the coding sequence ATGACCACCGGCTCGCCCTCCCCCGACGGCAGAGCGGGAGGCATACGCAGGACCGCACGCTTCCTGGCCACGCTGACAGTGGTGGCGCTGGCCGCCGGAAGCGGTGCGGGTCCCTCGTCCGCCCAGGACTCGGCGGCCGCGGGGAAGAGGACGGACAGTGCTCAGCAGCCCCGCCAGGACTCACCCCCCAAGTCGCCCGAGGAGGCGACGTCCCCCTTCACCGGGCTGCCCGCCGAACCGGCCCCGGTGCTGGCGGTGAAGATCGACAACCACAAGGACGCACGGCCCCACACCGCGCTCGAGGACGCCGACATCACCGTCGTGGAGAAGGTCGAGGGCGGGCTGAGCCGGCTGCTCGGCATCTACTCGAGCAAGTTCCCCGACTCGCTCGGGCCCGTGCGCAGCGCCCGCGCGTACAACGTCGAGCAGCTGCGGATGTTCGACCGCCCCGCGCTGTCCTACTCGGGTGCGCGCGCGGGCGTCGAGGACCTCATAGAGAAGTCGACGCTCCACGCCCGCTCGCACGACAAGTACCCGGCGCCCTACTTCCGCGGCGGCGACAACGAGGCCCCGCACAACCTCTACGTGCACCCCGACGAGCTCCTCGACACCGCGCCGGAGGCCAGCAAGAGCGCCGACATAGGTTTCCGCTTCGCGGTCGACGCCCCGGCCGGTGGCGAGCCCACCAACGAGCGCTCCGTCGACTACGGCTCGGCCGAGACCACCTTCAACTGGTCCGAGAAGGAGGACCGCTGGCTCACCTCCTTCGACGGCGCTCCAGCGACGAGCACCGGCGGCGAGCGGCTGGGCGGCAAGACCGTGATCGTGCAGAAGGTCGAGATGCCGCCGGACGACGGCGGTACCCCGTACGAGAAGACCGTCGGCAGCGGCGAGGCGACGGTGCTGCGCGACGGCAAGGCGTACGAGACGAAGTGGGAGCGGCCGACCGCGGAGTCGGGCACGACCTTCACGCTTCCCGACGGCGACCGGATGCCCTTCGACCGAGGCAACGTCTGGCTCGTCTACGAGGAGGCCTGA
- a CDS encoding putative hydro-lyase — translation MSPTTHGTSAARPGRTPTPAGPAEARTLIRDGDAGPTTGRAPGYTQANLVSVPRDWAYDVLLFCQRNPKPCPVLDVTDPGETSTVLAPGADLRTDLPAYRVWEHGELVEEPADVTGRWRKDLVTFLIGCSFTFEWALADAGVPLRHIEQGRNVAMYVTDRRCRPAGAMHGPMVVSMRPVPQESVATAVRVTGRMPAVHGAPVHTGDPSLLGIADIDEPDFGDRTAMLPGDVPVFWACGVTPQAAVMASRPPFAITHAPGRMFITDVRDEEYLVA, via the coding sequence ATGTCCCCTACGACGCACGGCACTTCGGCCGCCCGCCCGGGGCGGACGCCCACACCCGCCGGCCCCGCCGAGGCGCGGACGCTGATCCGCGACGGCGATGCCGGCCCCACCACCGGCAGGGCACCCGGATACACACAGGCCAACCTCGTCTCCGTACCGCGCGACTGGGCCTACGACGTGCTGCTCTTCTGCCAGCGCAACCCCAAGCCGTGCCCCGTGCTCGACGTGACGGACCCCGGCGAGACCTCCACCGTGCTCGCGCCGGGTGCCGATCTGCGCACCGACCTGCCCGCGTACCGGGTCTGGGAGCACGGCGAACTGGTCGAGGAACCTGCCGACGTGACGGGCCGTTGGCGGAAGGACCTGGTGACCTTCCTCATCGGGTGCAGCTTCACCTTCGAGTGGGCGCTGGCCGATGCCGGGGTTCCGCTGCGCCACATCGAGCAGGGGCGCAACGTCGCCATGTACGTCACGGACCGCCGCTGCCGCCCCGCGGGCGCGATGCACGGGCCGATGGTCGTCTCGATGCGGCCCGTGCCGCAGGAGTCGGTGGCGACCGCGGTCCGGGTGACGGGCCGCATGCCCGCGGTCCACGGCGCCCCCGTGCACACCGGCGACCCCTCGCTGCTCGGCATAGCGGACATCGACGAGCCGGACTTCGGCGACCGCACCGCGATGCTCCCCGGAGACGTGCCCGTCTTCTGGGCCTGCGGCGTGACGCCCCAGGCGGCCGTGATGGCGTCCCGGCCGCCGTTCGCGATCACTCACGCGCCCGGCCGGATGTTCATCACGGACGTACGGGACGAGGAGTATCTCGTCGCGTGA
- a CDS encoding MFS transporter: MNSNPIPDAPQEGTGSESVSVRDSGGESGAGRGESGGGPFAWFKELGASGRRAFAGSFGGYALDSYDFFTLPLGMVAIGAYFSLDPGQTGLLTTVTLVVSAVGGAVAGILADRIGRVRTLILTVVTYALFTLLCGFAPNYETLLVFRGLQGLGFGGEWAVGAILVAEYATAKHRGRTLGVIQSSWAVGWALAVIVYTAVFQLFDESTAWRVLFWTGALPALLILYVRRNVEDAPQAAAQRKSSRERGSFSAIFTPELRRTTIFGVLLSTGVQGGYYTLATWVPSYLKTDRGLTVVGTGGFLTFLISGAFIGYLTGGYLTDKLGRKRNVAVFAVLSALAVLAYTNVPTGSNTLVLLLGFPLGFCMSAIFSGFGSFLSELYPTAVRGTGQGFVYNTGRAVGAFFPTLVGFLANSWGVSGALVFGAAGYGLALVALLGLPETKGRALV; encoded by the coding sequence ATGAACAGCAACCCGATACCCGACGCCCCCCAGGAGGGCACAGGGTCCGAGAGTGTCTCCGTCCGGGACTCCGGCGGCGAGTCCGGCGCAGGCCGGGGCGAGAGCGGCGGCGGCCCGTTCGCCTGGTTCAAGGAGCTCGGCGCCTCCGGACGCCGTGCGTTCGCCGGCTCGTTCGGCGGCTACGCGCTGGACTCCTACGACTTCTTCACGCTGCCGCTCGGCATGGTCGCCATCGGGGCGTACTTCAGCCTCGACCCCGGCCAGACCGGTCTCCTCACCACCGTCACGCTCGTCGTCTCCGCCGTGGGCGGCGCGGTCGCGGGCATCCTCGCCGACCGCATCGGACGCGTCAGGACGCTGATCCTCACCGTCGTCACCTACGCCCTCTTCACGCTGCTGTGCGGCTTCGCGCCCAACTACGAGACGCTGCTGGTCTTCCGCGGCCTGCAGGGCCTCGGCTTCGGTGGCGAGTGGGCCGTCGGCGCGATCCTCGTCGCCGAGTACGCCACGGCGAAGCACCGCGGACGCACCCTCGGCGTCATCCAGAGCTCGTGGGCCGTGGGCTGGGCACTGGCCGTCATCGTCTACACGGCCGTCTTCCAGCTCTTCGACGAATCGACCGCCTGGCGTGTGCTGTTCTGGACCGGTGCCCTTCCCGCGCTGCTGATCCTCTATGTGCGACGCAACGTCGAGGACGCGCCGCAGGCGGCCGCCCAGCGCAAGAGCAGCCGCGAACGCGGTTCCTTCTCCGCGATCTTCACGCCTGAACTGCGCCGCACGACGATCTTCGGCGTGCTGCTCTCCACCGGCGTGCAGGGCGGGTACTACACGCTCGCCACCTGGGTGCCCAGCTACCTCAAGACGGACCGCGGACTCACCGTCGTCGGCACCGGCGGATTCCTGACGTTCCTGATCTCCGGCGCCTTCATCGGCTACCTCACCGGTGGTTATCTCACCGACAAGCTGGGCCGGAAGCGCAATGTCGCGGTGTTCGCGGTGCTCTCAGCGCTCGCCGTCCTCGCCTACACCAACGTGCCGACCGGCTCCAACACGCTCGTTCTGCTGCTCGGTTTCCCGCTCGGCTTCTGCATGTCGGCCATCTTCAGTGGCTTCGGCTCCTTCCTGAGCGAGCTCTACCCGACGGCCGTGCGCGGCACCGGGCAGGGCTTCGTCTACAACACGGGCCGCGCCGTCGGCGCCTTCTTCCCCACGCTGGTCGGCTTCCTCGCCAACAGCTGGGGCGTGAGCGGTGCGCTCGTCTTCGGTGCCGCCGGCTACGGACTCGCCCTCGTCGCCCTGCTCGGTCTGCCCGAGACCAAGGGCCGGGCGCTCGTCTGA
- a CDS encoding GntR family transcriptional regulator: MAGDRVLLSRTSTAERVADVLRSRIAEGFFPPGVRLSEGDIGGALGVSRNTLRESFRLLTHERLLEHQLNRGVFVRVLTVDDVLDIYRVRKLIECGVVHQLAGTGPPFTLDALAATVAEGQSAAREWRWKDLATANIHFHRELVALARSPRTDEVMGSVLAELRLALHVMDSPRRLHEPYLARNREILRTLRSGDAPRAERMLREYLEDSRRQIVAAYAQRLGARGARDAEGA, translated from the coding sequence CTGGCGGGCGACCGCGTGCTGCTGAGCCGTACCAGCACGGCGGAACGCGTCGCGGACGTGCTGCGCAGCCGCATCGCGGAGGGGTTCTTCCCGCCGGGGGTCCGGCTCTCGGAGGGCGACATCGGCGGCGCGCTCGGAGTCTCGCGCAACACGCTGCGGGAGTCGTTCCGGCTGCTCACCCATGAACGGCTGCTGGAACACCAGCTCAACAGGGGCGTCTTCGTCCGGGTCCTGACCGTCGACGACGTGCTCGACATCTACCGCGTGCGGAAACTCATCGAGTGCGGGGTGGTCCACCAACTGGCCGGCACGGGGCCGCCGTTCACGCTGGACGCGCTCGCCGCGACCGTCGCCGAGGGGCAGAGCGCCGCGCGGGAGTGGCGATGGAAGGACCTGGCGACTGCGAACATCCACTTCCACCGCGAACTGGTCGCGCTCGCACGCAGCCCACGCACGGACGAGGTGATGGGCAGCGTCCTGGCCGAACTGCGGCTCGCCCTCCACGTCATGGACAGCCCGCGCCGCCTCCACGAGCCCTACCTCGCACGCAACCGGGAGATCCTGCGGACCCTGCGCTCGGGCGACGCGCCGAGGGCGGAGCGGATGCTGCGGGAGTACCTGGAGGACTCCCGCAGGCAGATCGTCGCCGCCTACGCCCAACGCCTGGGCGCCCGGGGAGCCCGGGACGCCGAAGGCGCGTGA
- a CDS encoding DUF2848 domain-containing protein — MTGLSFTLPDGTRRTVTVKRLLNAGYAGRSQEDVAAHVAELAELGVPAPSTTPALYPVSPYLAQQTGTVLAQHGKTSGEAEWALVVDDTGDLLLTAACDHTDRELETYGVAWSKNAAPDVLATSAWRLDDVADRIDSLTLRAWVSGTPEDASGTGTGTAEQLIQDGTGADLLTPHHWAEVLRERGELEPGTVLISGTIPMLNGDGQFAGHWRVQLGDPATGREISLDYDVVPMPEPIG, encoded by the coding sequence ATGACCGGCCTGTCCTTCACGCTGCCCGACGGCACCCGGCGCACCGTGACCGTGAAGCGTCTCCTCAACGCCGGCTACGCCGGCCGCAGCCAGGAGGACGTGGCCGCGCACGTGGCTGAGCTCGCCGAACTGGGAGTGCCGGCACCGTCCACGACTCCCGCGCTCTACCCCGTCTCGCCCTACCTCGCGCAGCAGACCGGAACGGTTCTCGCGCAGCACGGTAAGACCTCCGGCGAGGCCGAGTGGGCGCTCGTCGTCGACGACACGGGGGACCTGCTGCTGACGGCGGCCTGCGACCACACCGACCGCGAGCTGGAGACGTACGGCGTGGCCTGGAGCAAGAACGCCGCTCCCGACGTGCTCGCGACGAGCGCATGGCGGCTCGACGACGTCGCCGACCGGATCGACAGCCTCACCCTTCGCGCCTGGGTGAGCGGCACTCCCGAGGACGCGAGCGGCACCGGCACAGGCACCGCGGAGCAGCTGATCCAGGACGGCACCGGCGCCGACCTGCTCACCCCGCACCACTGGGCGGAGGTGCTGCGTGAGCGGGGCGAGCTGGAGCCCGGCACGGTGCTGATCTCCGGGACGATCCCGATGCTCAACGGCGACGGCCAGTTCGCCGGGCACTGGCGCGTGCAGCTCGGCGACCCGGCAACGGGCCGCGAGATCTCCCTGGACTACGACGTGGTGCCCATGCCGGAGCCCATCGGCTGA
- a CDS encoding MFS transporter produces MKAFTASLTGTSLEWYDFAVYSAASALVFGKLFFPSGDPLTGTLLAFSTYAVGYVSRPVGGFVFGRLGDVIGRKRVLVATLVLVGVATFLIGCLPTHAVAGPVAPAMLVLLRFAQGVGVGGEWGGAVLLTSEFGNTRQRGFWASAAQVGPPVGNLMANGALAALGAMLTEEQFLSFGWRIAFLLSGVLVVFGLWVRTHLEETPVFKAVEAGGERPEAPVREVFAQQRRPLVAAILSRVAPDVLYAMFTVFVLTYVTEELGMPSGQALTAVLIGSGLQIFLIPLAGALSDRWNRRRLYLGAAVAAGVWPFVFFPLAETRSWLLIVLGVIGALVIHSMLYGPQAAFVAEQFSPRLRYTGSSLAYTLAGVIGGAVAPLVFTALLGKFGTWLPLAGYIVLTAVLTVTGVLLGRDADHAEDEEYTRLVGSNGDGGHGHGAGGAEPAASSSYASKSR; encoded by the coding sequence ATGAAGGCGTTCACCGCCAGCCTCACCGGGACCTCGCTCGAGTGGTACGACTTCGCCGTCTACTCGGCGGCGTCCGCGCTCGTCTTCGGCAAGCTCTTCTTCCCCTCCGGTGACCCGCTCACGGGCACGCTGCTCGCCTTCTCCACGTACGCGGTCGGCTATGTCTCGCGCCCGGTCGGCGGCTTCGTCTTCGGACGCCTCGGCGACGTCATCGGGCGCAAGCGCGTCCTCGTCGCCACGCTCGTCCTCGTCGGCGTCGCCACCTTCCTCATCGGCTGCCTGCCCACCCACGCCGTCGCCGGACCGGTCGCCCCCGCGATGCTGGTCCTGCTGCGCTTCGCCCAAGGCGTCGGCGTCGGCGGCGAATGGGGCGGCGCCGTGCTGCTCACCAGCGAGTTCGGCAACACGAGGCAGCGAGGGTTCTGGGCCTCGGCCGCCCAGGTCGGGCCGCCCGTCGGCAACCTCATGGCAAACGGCGCCCTGGCCGCACTGGGAGCGATGCTCACGGAGGAGCAGTTCCTCTCCTTCGGCTGGCGCATCGCGTTCCTGCTCTCCGGCGTGCTGGTCGTCTTCGGGCTGTGGGTCCGTACGCACCTGGAGGAGACGCCGGTCTTCAAGGCGGTGGAAGCGGGCGGCGAACGCCCCGAGGCGCCGGTCCGTGAGGTCTTCGCCCAGCAGCGCAGGCCGCTCGTCGCCGCGATCCTCTCCCGGGTCGCGCCCGACGTCCTCTACGCCATGTTCACCGTCTTCGTCCTGACGTACGTGACGGAGGAACTCGGCATGCCGAGCGGCCAGGCACTCACCGCGGTGCTCATCGGCTCCGGGCTGCAGATCTTCCTCATTCCGCTCGCGGGCGCGCTCTCCGACCGCTGGAACCGCCGGCGCCTGTACCTGGGGGCGGCCGTCGCGGCGGGCGTCTGGCCGTTCGTCTTCTTCCCGCTGGCGGAGACGCGTTCGTGGCTGCTGATCGTGCTCGGCGTCATCGGCGCGCTCGTCATCCACTCGATGCTCTACGGCCCGCAGGCCGCCTTCGTCGCCGAGCAGTTCAGCCCGCGGCTGCGCTACACCGGTTCCTCGCTCGCCTACACGCTGGCGGGGGTCATCGGCGGCGCCGTCGCTCCGCTCGTGTTCACGGCGCTGCTGGGCAAGTTCGGCACATGGCTGCCGCTCGCGGGGTACATCGTGCTAACCGCCGTGCTTACGGTGACGGGTGTGCTGCTCGGACGGGACGCCGACCACGCGGAGGACGAGGAGTACACGAGGCTGGTCGGCAGCAACGGCGACGGCGGCCACGGCCACGGGGCGGGCGGCGCGGAGCCGGCGGCCTCCTCGTCGTACGCCTCGAAATCGCGGTGA
- a CDS encoding carbon-nitrogen hydrolase family protein, translating to MTTLRTALCQFTASTDPEENLRTIDTMAGQAAGEGAQLAVFPEAAMARFGIPLGPVAEPLDGPWAEGVREVARRHGLTVVAGMFTGSSDGRVTNTLLATGPDVDAAYDKIHLYDAFGFSESDTVAPGDKVVTIDVAGVRVGLATCYDIRFPELFRAHADEGAVLSVLPASWGAGPAKLDHWRLLTRARALDATLWVAAVGQAPPGPDADIRQPTKAPTGIGHSLLVGPDGRVHEEAGETPELIVSDVDVDEVAKVRRAVAVLDNRRL from the coding sequence GTGACGACGCTCCGCACAGCGCTGTGCCAGTTCACCGCGTCCACCGACCCGGAGGAGAACCTGCGCACCATCGACACCATGGCCGGGCAGGCGGCCGGGGAGGGCGCCCAGCTGGCCGTTTTCCCGGAAGCGGCGATGGCCCGCTTCGGCATCCCGCTGGGACCGGTGGCCGAGCCGTTGGACGGGCCGTGGGCGGAGGGCGTGCGCGAGGTCGCCCGCCGTCACGGACTCACCGTGGTGGCGGGGATGTTCACCGGGTCCTCCGACGGCCGTGTCACCAACACCCTGCTCGCCACCGGCCCGGACGTCGACGCGGCATACGACAAGATCCATCTGTACGACGCGTTCGGCTTCTCCGAGTCGGACACGGTCGCTCCCGGGGACAAGGTCGTCACCATCGACGTCGCGGGCGTGCGCGTCGGCCTGGCCACCTGCTACGACATCCGGTTCCCCGAGCTCTTCCGCGCTCACGCGGACGAGGGTGCCGTGCTCTCCGTGCTTCCCGCGTCGTGGGGCGCGGGCCCCGCGAAGCTCGACCACTGGCGGCTGCTCACCAGGGCGCGCGCACTGGACGCCACGCTGTGGGTGGCCGCGGTCGGCCAGGCGCCGCCCGGCCCCGACGCGGACATCCGTCAGCCGACGAAGGCGCCGACGGGCATCGGGCACAGCCTGCTCGTGGGCCCCGACGGCCGGGTGCACGAAGAGGCCGGGGAGACACCCGAGTTGATCGTGTCCGACGTGGACGTGGACGAAGTGGCCAAGGTCCGCCGAGCGGTGGCCGTCCTGGACAACCGCCGGCTGTGA
- a CDS encoding GntR family transcriptional regulator: protein MASGREKAYRFLKETVLTDPAMQGEFLSEQMIADRVGISRTPIREALLLLAAEELVSLVPKRGAYIAPLSGREISELMEMRALLERYAARRTVEAGTAPVAEMDRILEEQAQLRGSDKAKEFIEADHRFHATLIAAAGNKLMAKQYEALRSRQVRAGVSALYRSPGRQSEVCVEHRHIVTALAAERADVACAAIDDHIAATRRILTEG from the coding sequence GTGGCATCCGGACGTGAGAAGGCGTACAGGTTTCTCAAGGAGACCGTGCTGACCGATCCCGCCATGCAGGGCGAGTTCCTCTCCGAGCAGATGATCGCCGACCGCGTCGGCATCTCCCGAACCCCCATCCGCGAGGCACTGCTGCTGCTCGCCGCCGAGGAACTCGTCAGTCTCGTCCCGAAGCGCGGGGCCTACATCGCGCCGCTCTCGGGCCGGGAGATCAGCGAACTGATGGAGATGCGCGCCTTGCTGGAACGGTACGCCGCCCGCCGTACGGTCGAGGCGGGCACGGCGCCCGTCGCCGAGATGGACAGGATCCTCGAGGAGCAGGCGCAGCTGCGCGGCAGCGACAAGGCCAAGGAGTTCATCGAGGCCGACCACCGCTTCCACGCGACCCTCATCGCCGCCGCCGGCAACAAGCTGATGGCCAAGCAGTACGAGGCCCTGCGCAGCCGCCAGGTCAGGGCCGGTGTCAGCGCCCTGTACCGCTCACCGGGACGGCAGAGCGAGGTCTGCGTCGAACACCGCCACATCGTCACGGCGTTGGCGGCCGAACGCGCGGACGTCGCGTGCGCGGCCATCGACGACCACATCGCGGCGACGCGGCGCATCCTCACCGAGGGCTGA
- a CDS encoding SMP-30/gluconolactonase/LRE family protein — protein sequence MSPYSLPGNCGDPYSRRPSPPPRAERESWRERLLRRGRSWRRATAMAAVAVLCTAGLAASSSPSASASPAPGSDKPSGSGRESLYVSDFAANDIQRLFLPQGPQVTVPTTGLSRPTYLALDRTGALYISDTVNSRIVKVSADGEQTTVPTEGLLRPLGLALSKAGDLYIADSFNDRVVKVAAGGGQTTVPTEGLLHPDGLALDEKRNELYISDFVNDRVVKVPTGGGGQTTVPTTGLSQPTGLALAPRGNRLFISDSGNNRVVRVPTAGSGQTTVPTNGLASPQGLALDRARNLYVADFGNDRVVRVSAGGGGQTTVPFVGLTTPVGLVTRQEAVRTRLEARPATAERRFHPPLLTVRGLSAKLTGPHGKPLAGRTVKFSNTSQSRSLCRAVTDRKGVARCDATVRGSKSQIDRLYGDLLRNGYRASFPGTDAYKASTDTASVRAHH from the coding sequence ATGAGCCCTTATTCACTCCCCGGCAACTGCGGCGATCCGTACTCGCGACGACCGTCACCGCCACCCCGCGCGGAACGGGAGTCGTGGCGCGAACGCCTTCTCCGGCGCGGCCGTTCGTGGCGCCGCGCGACAGCCATGGCGGCGGTCGCCGTGCTGTGCACGGCCGGTCTCGCCGCCTCGTCCTCTCCCTCCGCCTCCGCGTCGCCGGCGCCGGGCAGCGACAAGCCGTCCGGGTCGGGCCGTGAGTCGCTGTACGTCAGCGACTTCGCCGCGAACGACATCCAGAGGCTCTTCCTGCCCCAAGGTCCGCAGGTCACGGTCCCCACCACGGGCCTGTCCCGTCCGACCTACCTGGCGCTGGACCGCACCGGCGCGCTCTACATCTCCGACACCGTCAACAGCAGGATCGTGAAGGTCTCCGCCGACGGCGAGCAGACGACGGTCCCGACGGAGGGCCTCCTGCGTCCCCTCGGGCTGGCACTCAGCAAGGCCGGAGACCTCTACATCGCCGACAGCTTCAACGACCGCGTGGTGAAGGTGGCGGCGGGCGGCGGGCAGACGACCGTCCCCACGGAAGGCCTTCTGCACCCCGACGGCCTGGCGCTCGACGAGAAGCGGAACGAGCTCTACATCTCCGACTTCGTCAACGACCGTGTGGTGAAGGTGCCGACCGGCGGTGGCGGGCAGACGACCGTTCCCACCACCGGTCTCTCCCAGCCGACCGGCCTGGCGCTCGCTCCGCGCGGTAACCGGCTCTTCATCTCGGACTCGGGCAACAACCGTGTGGTGAGGGTGCCGACGGCCGGCTCCGGGCAGACGACTGTGCCCACCAACGGCCTCGCGAGCCCGCAGGGGCTGGCGCTCGACCGTGCACGCAACCTGTACGTCGCGGACTTCGGGAACGACCGGGTCGTGCGGGTGTCCGCGGGCGGTGGAGGACAGACCACCGTGCCCTTCGTGGGGCTGACGACGCCCGTCGGCCTCGTGACCCGGCAGGAGGCCGTCCGCACCCGGCTCGAGGCACGGCCCGCCACCGCCGAACGCCGGTTCCACCCTCCGCTGCTGACGGTGAGGGGCCTTTCCGCGAAGCTGACCGGGCCGCACGGCAAGCCTCTCGCCGGCCGGACGGTCAAGTTCAGCAACACATCGCAGAGCAGGTCGCTGTGCCGGGCGGTCACCGACCGAAAGGGCGTGGCCCGGTGCGACGCCACGGTGCGCGGCAGCAAGTCGCAGATCGACCGTCTCTACGGTGATCTGCTCCGCAACGGCTACCGCGCGTCCTTCCCCGGTACCGACGCCTACAAGGCCAGCACGGACACCGCCTCCGTCCGGGCGCACCACTGA
- a CDS encoding flavodoxin family protein, whose translation MNASAAPHEPEQAQQEQGPPPARYDDLRALIFNCTLKRSPERSNTRGIIDRCAAIMTGQGVQVDVVRAVDRDIATGVWPDMTEHGWESDAWPQLYQQALDSDILVLAGPIWLGDNSSVTKRVIERLYACSSLLNDRGQYSYYGRVGGCLITGNEDGVKHCAMNVLYSLQHLGYTIPPQADAGWIGEAGPGPSYLDPGSGGPENSFTNRNVTFMTWNLMHMARMLKDAGGIPAYGNQRTGWEAGCRHDHENPEHR comes from the coding sequence GTGAACGCGTCCGCCGCCCCCCACGAACCGGAGCAGGCCCAGCAAGAGCAGGGACCGCCGCCCGCGCGCTACGACGATCTGCGTGCGTTGATCTTCAACTGCACGCTCAAGCGGTCCCCGGAACGAAGCAACACGCGGGGAATCATCGACCGCTGCGCCGCCATCATGACCGGGCAGGGCGTGCAGGTGGACGTCGTCAGAGCCGTCGACCGTGACATCGCGACGGGCGTGTGGCCGGACATGACGGAGCACGGCTGGGAGAGCGACGCCTGGCCACAGCTGTACCAGCAGGCCCTGGACTCCGACATCCTCGTGCTGGCCGGCCCCATCTGGCTCGGCGACAACAGCTCGGTGACCAAGCGCGTCATCGAGCGTCTCTATGCCTGCTCCAGCCTGCTCAACGACCGTGGCCAGTACTCGTACTACGGGCGCGTCGGCGGCTGCCTCATCACCGGGAACGAGGACGGCGTCAAACACTGCGCGATGAACGTGCTCTACAGCCTTCAGCACCTCGGCTACACCATCCCGCCGCAGGCCGACGCCGGGTGGATCGGCGAGGCGGGGCCGGGGCCCTCGTACCTCGACCCCGGCTCCGGCGGCCCGGAGAACAGCTTCACCAATCGCAACGTCACCTTCATGACGTGGAACCTGATGCACATGGCCCGGATGCTGAAGGACGCCGGCGGCATTCCCGCGTACGGGAACCAGCGGACGGGCTGGGAGGCGGGCTGCCGTCACGACCACGAGAACCCCGAGCACAGGTGA
- a CDS encoding VOC family protein codes for MTADGFTTCLWFDGQAEEAAEFYMSVFKDSKPGRVMRHTEAGPGPVGSVMAVEFEINGQKFLGLNGGPEFKFNEAVSFQIHCENQDEIDYYWDRLTEDGGQEVACGWLRDKYGVAWQVDPSELVDLMTDSDPERARRTTEAMLSMTKFDIEALRKAYAGG; via the coding sequence ATGACGGCCGACGGCTTCACCACATGCCTGTGGTTCGACGGGCAGGCCGAAGAGGCGGCGGAGTTCTACATGTCCGTCTTCAAGGACTCCAAGCCCGGAAGGGTCATGCGGCACACCGAGGCCGGTCCGGGCCCCGTGGGCTCGGTCATGGCCGTCGAGTTCGAGATCAACGGCCAGAAGTTCCTGGGGCTGAACGGCGGGCCGGAATTCAAGTTCAACGAGGCCGTCTCGTTCCAGATCCACTGCGAGAACCAGGACGAGATCGACTACTACTGGGACAGGCTGACCGAGGACGGCGGGCAGGAAGTCGCCTGCGGCTGGCTCAGGGACAAGTACGGGGTGGCCTGGCAGGTGGATCCGTCCGAGCTGGTCGACCTGATGACGGACTCCGATCCGGAGAGGGCCAGGCGCACCACGGAGGCGATGCTGTCGATGACGAAGTTCGACATCGAGGCGTTGCGCAAGGCGTACGCGGGCGGCTGA